In one Lolium rigidum isolate FL_2022 chromosome 3, APGP_CSIRO_Lrig_0.1, whole genome shotgun sequence genomic region, the following are encoded:
- the LOC124699166 gene encoding thaumatin-like protein encodes MAILLKTTTLPGLLPSSSSEPNTHAMASPKLFVLIGVIIGMVITTTPAAAADGRIHLIIVNNCAESVWPGILATAGHATPQSGGFHLGTGEETTFDVPVGWSGRVWPRRGCSFDSRGLGSCATGDCGGVLRCAGAGGAIPATVVEMTLGTRQSPMHFYDVSLVDGFNAPVSMTPVGGGRGCGVASCGADLNVCCPSALEVRDREGKVAGCRSACRAMGGDKYCCTGEYGTPAACKPTIFSHLFKAICPKAYSYAFDDASSLNRCKANRYLITFCPPQPE; translated from the exons ATGGCTATACTACTTAAGACCACTACACTCCCTGGTCTACTCCCAAGTTCCAGCTCAGAGCCAAACACACACGCCATGGCCTCCCCTAAGCTCTTCGTCCTCATCGGTGTCATCATCGGCATGGTGATCACTACAACTC CGGCCGCGGCAGCAGATGGTCGCATACATCTCATCATAGTGAACAACTGCGCGGAATCGGTGTGGCCGGGCATTCTCGCCACCGCCGGCCACGCGACGCCGCAGTCAGGCGGCTTCCACCTCGGCACCGGCGAGGAGACCACCTTCGACGTGCCGGTGGGGTGGTCAGGCCGCGTGTGGCCTCGCCGCGGCTGCTCATTCGACTCCCGCGGCCTCGGCAGTTGTGCCACTGGAGACTGTGGCGGCGTCCTCCGCTGCGCCGGCGCAGGCGGCGCCATCCCGGCCACAGTGGTGGAGATGACCCTGGGCACCCGACAGTCGCCGATGCATTTCTATGACGTGAGCTTGGTTGATGGGTTCAACGCGCCGGTGTCCATGACGCCGGTTGGCGGAGGACGCGGATGCGGCGTGGCATCGTGCGGGGCAGACCTGAACGTGTGCTGCCCGTCGGCGCTGGAGGTGAGGGACCGGGAAGGGAAGGTGGCGGGGTGCCGGAGCGCGTGCCGGGCCATGGGCGGCGACAAGTACTGCTGCACGGGGGAGTACGGGACGCCGGCGGCGTGCAAGCCCACCATATTCTCGCACCTGTTCAAGGCCATCTGCCCCAAGGCATACAGCTACGCCTTCGACGACGCCTCCAGCCTCAACCGCTGCAAGGCCAACCGATACCTCATCACATTCTGCCCACCACAGCCTGAATGA